In one Planctomycetaceae bacterium genomic region, the following are encoded:
- a CDS encoding DUF485 domain-containing protein, with product MLHEPAAPVGRDAAAPFKARLGIWMFLFYCLLYAGFVVINLYKPQWMAADVLAGMNLATVYGFGLIVGALVQAVIYDLLCRRREHTLAKQEGNA from the coding sequence ATGCTTCATGAACCTGCGGCCCCAGTCGGCAGAGACGCCGCTGCGCCATTCAAGGCGCGGCTGGGAATCTGGATGTTCCTCTTCTACTGCCTGCTGTACGCCGGATTCGTGGTGATCAATCTGTACAAGCCGCAGTGGATGGCCGCGGACGTGCTGGCGGGGATGAACCTGGCGACGGTCTACGGGTTCGGCTTGATCGTCGGGGCGCTGGTCCAGGCGGTGATCTACGACCTCCTCTGCCGCAGGCGCGAGCACACTCTGGCCAAGCAGGAAGGAAACGCGTAA
- a CDS encoding cation acetate symporter, whose amino-acid sequence MAITIFVVFVLFVLGLSFYLGKRTKSAQGYYAAGGQIHWGVNGVAFAGDYLSAASFLGICGMIATQGYDGFLYSIGYLAGWIVALFIVAEPMKRLGKYTFTDAIDSKFNSRGIKLAAAISTLIVSVCYLIPQMVGAGVLVEPLLGLPHYWGVIMVGAIVITIVATAGMASTTYVQFIKGGLLIVFSLVLVIAICYRGMTTTPDQGGRETFHPLTKLQAAEVAGKLVVADAAYQVAEVQEVKAAKSRFARLTKGGVDSWWLVKPAAAPAVVLEETQSVVTSGQGRFVNGVKDGELRPVGNVEQIAAGKSVKGESVGPFEFLATMSDKDTLVRRWKDATLTDHDGSTVTVYYSTVTAGSDLMRPGQKFKVQGTGLEKLDFVSLMLALFLGTAALPHILIRYYTVPNPASARKSTIVAIAAIGFFYILTLFMGLGATLNGVLNPADSNMAAPLLAKSFGSFLFAVISAIAFATVLGTVSGLIVAASGAVAHDLMDRFMSLKMDDRVKIKAGKISAFIIGAIAIMLGILFKGMNVTFLVGLAFAVAASANLPAILMLLFWKRTTAKGVTASIFMGIISSLVLIALSPDMFKQYGLDPTSAPIPFSNPGIFSIPLSFVTLVAVSLMTARPVAQTLTPPAGASPVPAPVE is encoded by the coding sequence ATGGCTATCACGATCTTCGTCGTCTTCGTCCTGTTCGTGCTGGGCCTGTCGTTCTATCTGGGCAAGCGCACCAAGTCGGCCCAGGGATATTACGCCGCCGGCGGGCAGATCCACTGGGGCGTCAACGGCGTGGCCTTCGCCGGCGATTACCTCTCGGCGGCCTCGTTTCTGGGCATCTGCGGCATGATCGCCACGCAGGGATACGACGGGTTCCTGTATTCGATCGGGTACCTCGCCGGGTGGATCGTGGCGCTGTTCATCGTGGCCGAGCCCATGAAGCGCCTGGGCAAGTACACCTTCACCGACGCGATCGACTCGAAGTTCAATTCGCGAGGCATCAAGTTGGCCGCAGCGATCAGCACCCTGATCGTGTCGGTGTGCTACCTGATCCCGCAGATGGTCGGCGCCGGCGTGCTGGTCGAACCGCTGCTGGGCCTGCCCCACTACTGGGGCGTGATCATGGTCGGCGCGATCGTCATCACGATCGTCGCCACGGCAGGCATGGCCTCGACAACCTATGTGCAGTTCATCAAGGGCGGGCTGCTGATCGTCTTCTCGCTGGTGCTGGTGATCGCCATCTGCTATCGCGGAATGACGACCACGCCCGACCAGGGCGGGCGCGAAACCTTCCACCCGCTGACCAAGCTCCAGGCCGCCGAGGTCGCCGGCAAACTCGTCGTCGCCGACGCCGCCTACCAGGTGGCCGAGGTGCAGGAGGTCAAGGCCGCCAAGTCGCGGTTCGCGCGGCTGACCAAGGGCGGCGTCGATTCGTGGTGGCTGGTCAAGCCCGCCGCCGCTCCGGCCGTCGTGCTGGAAGAGACCCAGTCGGTCGTGACGAGCGGGCAGGGGCGCTTCGTCAACGGCGTCAAGGACGGCGAGCTGCGCCCGGTGGGCAATGTCGAGCAGATCGCCGCGGGCAAGTCGGTCAAGGGCGAAAGCGTCGGCCCGTTCGAGTTCCTGGCGACCATGAGCGACAAGGACACCCTCGTGCGCCGCTGGAAGGACGCCACCCTGACCGACCACGACGGCTCGACGGTGACGGTTTATTATTCGACCGTCACCGCCGGCAGCGACCTGATGCGACCGGGGCAGAAGTTCAAGGTCCAGGGCACCGGGCTTGAGAAGCTCGACTTCGTCTCGCTGATGCTGGCGCTGTTCCTGGGCACAGCCGCCCTGCCGCACATCCTGATCCGCTACTACACAGTGCCCAACCCCGCCAGCGCCCGCAAGAGCACCATCGTCGCCATCGCGGCGATCGGGTTCTTCTACATCCTGACGCTCTTCATGGGCCTGGGCGCCACGCTCAATGGCGTGCTCAACCCCGCCGACAGCAACATGGCCGCCCCACTGCTGGCCAAGTCGTTCGGCAGCTTCCTGTTCGCCGTGATTTCCGCCATCGCCTTCGCCACGGTGCTCGGGACCGTCAGCGGTCTGATCGTAGCCGCCTCCGGCGCCGTCGCCCACGACTTGATGGACCGCTTCATGAGCCTGAAGATGGACGACCGGGTAAAGATCAAGGCCGGGAAGATCTCGGCCTTCATCATCGGCGCCATCGCCATCATGCTGGGCATCCTGTTTAAGGGCATGAACGTAACGTTCCTGGTGGGTCTGGCGTTCGCGGTAGCCGCCAGTGCGAACCTGCCGGCGATCCTGATGCTGCTGTTCTGGAAGCGGACGACGGCCAAGGGCGTCACGGCCAGCATCTTCATGGGCATTATTTCATCGCTGGTGCTGATTGCGTTGTCGCCGGACATGTTCAAGCAGTACGGTCTGGACCCGACGTCGGCGCCGATCCCGTTCAGCAATCCGGGCATCTTCTCGATCCCGCTGAGCTTTGTGACCCTGGTGGCGGTCTCGCTGATGACGGCCAGACCGGTAGCCCAGACGCTCACGCCTCCGGCAGGGGCGTCGCCGGTACCCGCACCGGTGGAATAG
- a CDS encoding class I SAM-dependent methyltransferase yields the protein MQITHDVLSTAVRPPDFRMAARRHGRHFARYLLAARQAKGTRVLDAACGSGFGAGYLAATAQFVLGLDLDEEVLTHARTHYLAPNVRFDMHDLHEPLPASHRPFDVLTCFETLEHVRDPRLCLTNLAAALCDQAVAFISVPNGAKELADQADKPYHQVHFTAAQFQQLLAGRFEQVEPFSEVYRKDWRHYLSRLIGQGRHHARNYAFTPGFDDRAKTWLAICHRPIRP from the coding sequence ATGCAGATAACCCACGATGTGCTGTCCACCGCCGTAAGGCCGCCCGATTTCCGGATGGCCGCGCGGCGGCATGGCAGGCACTTCGCCCGCTACCTGTTGGCCGCCCGCCAAGCCAAGGGCACGCGGGTGCTCGACGCCGCCTGCGGCAGCGGGTTCGGGGCTGGCTACCTGGCTGCGACCGCCCAGTTCGTCCTCGGGCTGGATCTCGACGAGGAAGTCCTGACCCACGCGCGCACGCATTACCTGGCCCCCAACGTGCGATTCGACATGCACGACCTGCACGAGCCCCTGCCGGCCAGCCATCGCCCCTTCGACGTCCTGACCTGCTTCGAAACCCTCGAACACGTCCGCGACCCGCGACTGTGCCTGACAAACCTGGCCGCGGCACTTTGCGACCAGGCCGTCGCGTTCATCTCCGTGCCCAACGGGGCCAAGGAACTCGCCGACCAGGCCGACAAGCCCTATCACCAGGTGCATTTCACCGCCGCCCAATTTCAGCAACTGCTCGCCGGGCGGTTCGAGCAGGTCGAGCCGTTCAGCGAGGTCTACCGAAAAGACTGGCGCCACTATCTGTCAAGGCTGATCGGGCAAGGCCGCCACCACGCAAGAAACTACGCCTTCACGCCCGGCTTCGACGACCGCGCCAAGACCTGGTTAGCCATCTGCCACCGCCCCATCCGCCCATAA
- a CDS encoding DUF294 nucleotidyltransferase-like domain-containing protein has translation MPTKRVDLHCHSSFSDGQLAPEELAARLAAAGVAFAALTDHDTVAGSSQFRAAASRRGIGCISGLELTVQCRGREAHLLAYGFDAANAELLSTIESLQQSRNAPRHSDRVDSISESLRRQRLAPNDAAGPSAAPQGRLDIAQAIAMIHRGGGKAFLAHPLLLENDLPRLGELLGDLKSHGLDGVEAIYASFSPADRHALVEMAARLGLLICGGADQHLANPAAAAGAFGVDMPTSAWRAFREAVASGAAVAAPSPASPPPVILPRRHLRRFALHIILPTLLAITLFVTGIFAIALPTLERALLDRKREMILELTNSAWSMLDDAHRQETAGHLTRRDAQAMAIARIEAMRYGSQAKGYFWLQDMHPRIVMHPYRRDLNGRDVSDFTDARGAKIFVEFADLVRRKEHGYVDYVWQWNDDPHHLAAKESYIRGFAPWGWIIGTGVYTQDVHEEIARMEQGLVYGSVAISVITAMLLFYVMRHGLRIERQRAESRQHLHETSERYRWLVEAATEGTLLVLGGRCRYANPTLLEMLGYAPHELELLDLVDLLGDTAANPDAWQAVAQVQQGAAAVGPVQTALRRRDKSPLTCLVSIKPLVAGDESGMVLLARPLSKSSRPVQPTPDKTGDLVGQISAAGDEPAIASACRHGGARVAAMLEAGMHPRHIARQVAAVCDAATRRLIELAQADLGPAPAAFAFIALGSQGRQEQTLCTDQDNGIVYADDPAGGTGAADYFEQLGRRVCDGLAHAGYERCRGEVMADNPKWRQPLETWKSYFTRWIVRAEPRELLDFNIFFDFRAVAGDASLVEALLRHVQQSVAAAPDFFPHFAQHALLFRPPLGLFGRIVTGKADSDAPGLVDLKAAMMPVVSFARLYALRHGTAATGTLDRLAALVDAAVIPQTTFLEMRAAYESMMRLRLRHQCDAIAAGLPVNNLIDPDALGHIERAVLKESLTEIEAVQHRVSYDFLGGPAA, from the coding sequence ATGCCCACCAAGCGCGTCGATCTTCACTGCCACAGCTCGTTCAGCGACGGGCAGCTCGCGCCGGAGGAGTTGGCGGCGCGCCTGGCGGCCGCCGGCGTCGCCTTCGCCGCCCTGACCGATCATGACACCGTGGCCGGGTCCTCGCAGTTCCGCGCCGCCGCCTCGCGACGGGGCATCGGATGCATCAGCGGGCTGGAGCTGACGGTCCAGTGCCGCGGCCGCGAGGCGCACCTGCTTGCGTACGGATTCGACGCCGCCAACGCCGAGCTGCTGTCGACCATCGAGTCGCTGCAGCAGTCTCGCAACGCCCCCCGCCACAGCGACCGGGTCGACAGCATTTCCGAGTCGCTGCGCCGCCAGCGCCTGGCGCCCAATGACGCAGCCGGGCCCAGCGCCGCGCCCCAGGGGCGGCTGGACATCGCCCAGGCCATCGCGATGATCCACCGCGGCGGCGGCAAGGCGTTCCTCGCCCACCCGCTGCTGCTGGAGAACGACCTGCCCCGCCTGGGCGAGTTGCTGGGCGACCTCAAGTCGCACGGGCTCGACGGCGTCGAAGCGATCTATGCCTCGTTCTCGCCGGCCGACCGCCACGCCCTTGTCGAGATGGCCGCTCGCCTGGGTCTGCTGATCTGCGGCGGGGCCGACCAGCACCTGGCCAATCCCGCAGCCGCCGCGGGCGCCTTCGGCGTGGATATGCCCACCTCCGCCTGGCGGGCGTTTCGCGAGGCGGTGGCCTCGGGAGCGGCCGTAGCCGCACCGTCGCCGGCCAGCCCCCCACCGGTCATCCTTCCGCGGCGGCACCTGCGGCGGTTCGCCCTGCACATCATTCTTCCGACGCTGCTGGCGATCACGCTGTTTGTGACAGGCATCTTCGCCATCGCCCTTCCGACACTGGAACGCGCCCTGCTCGACCGCAAGCGGGAGATGATTCTCGAGCTGACCAACTCCGCCTGGAGCATGCTCGACGACGCCCATCGCCAGGAAACCGCCGGCCATCTCACGCGCCGGGACGCACAGGCCATGGCCATCGCCCGCATCGAAGCCATGCGCTATGGTAGCCAGGCAAAGGGCTACTTCTGGCTGCAGGACATGCACCCGCGAATCGTCATGCACCCCTACCGCCGCGACCTCAACGGCCGCGACGTCAGCGACTTCACCGACGCCCGCGGGGCGAAGATCTTCGTCGAGTTCGCCGACCTGGTGCGTCGCAAGGAGCATGGATACGTCGATTACGTCTGGCAATGGAACGACGACCCCCACCACCTGGCCGCCAAGGAATCGTACATCCGCGGGTTCGCCCCCTGGGGGTGGATCATCGGCACCGGCGTCTACACGCAGGATGTACACGAGGAGATCGCCCGGATGGAGCAAGGGCTCGTCTACGGGTCCGTCGCCATTTCCGTGATCACCGCCATGCTCCTGTTCTACGTCATGCGACACGGCCTGCGGATCGAACGCCAACGCGCCGAGTCGCGACAGCACCTGCACGAAACCTCCGAACGATACCGCTGGCTCGTCGAGGCCGCCACCGAGGGAACGCTGCTGGTGCTGGGCGGGCGATGCCGCTACGCCAACCCCACGCTGCTGGAGATGCTTGGATATGCCCCGCACGAACTGGAACTGCTCGACCTGGTCGACCTGCTGGGCGATACCGCCGCCAACCCCGACGCCTGGCAGGCCGTCGCCCAGGTCCAGCAAGGCGCCGCCGCCGTCGGTCCCGTCCAGACCGCCCTGCGCCGACGCGACAAGTCGCCCCTGACCTGCCTGGTGTCCATCAAACCCCTCGTCGCCGGCGACGAGAGCGGCATGGTCTTGCTGGCCAGACCGCTTTCCAAATCCTCCCGCCCGGTTCAGCCGACACCGGACAAGACCGGCGACCTCGTCGGCCAGATATCCGCCGCCGGCGACGAACCCGCCATCGCCAGCGCCTGCCGCCATGGCGGCGCCAGGGTCGCGGCGATGCTCGAAGCTGGGATGCACCCGCGACACATCGCCCGACAGGTCGCCGCCGTCTGCGACGCCGCCACCCGACGCCTGATCGAACTGGCCCAGGCAGACCTGGGACCCGCCCCCGCCGCCTTTGCCTTCATCGCCCTGGGCAGCCAGGGCCGCCAGGAACAAACCCTCTGCACCGACCAGGACAACGGCATCGTCTACGCCGACGACCCCGCCGGCGGCACCGGGGCCGCCGACTACTTCGAGCAGTTGGGCCGGCGGGTCTGCGACGGTCTCGCCCACGCCGGGTACGAGCGCTGCCGCGGCGAGGTGATGGCCGACAACCCCAAGTGGCGCCAGCCTCTGGAGACCTGGAAGAGCTATTTCACCCGCTGGATCGTCCGCGCCGAGCCCCGCGAGCTGCTGGACTTCAACATCTTCTTCGACTTCCGCGCCGTCGCCGGCGACGCCTCCCTGGTCGAGGCGCTGTTGCGGCACGTTCAGCAGTCCGTCGCCGCCGCGCCGGACTTCTTCCCCCACTTCGCACAGCACGCCCTGCTGTTCCGCCCGCCCCTGGGGCTCTTCGGACGCATCGTCACCGGCAAGGCCGACAGCGACGCCCCGGGCCTGGTCGACCTCAAGGCCGCCATGATGCCCGTTGTCAGCTTCGCCCGCCTCTACGCTTTGCGACACGGCACAGCCGCCACCGGGACGCTGGACCGCCTGGCCGCCCTGGTCGACGCCGCGGTGATTCCCCAGACGACGTTCCTCGAAATGCGGGCGGCGTATGAGTCGATGATGCGCCTGCGATTGCGCCACCAGTGCGACGCCATAGCGGCCGGCCTGCCCGTCAACAACCTCATCGACCCCGACGCCCTGGGACACATCGAGCGAGCGGTTCTGAAAGAGTCGCTGACCGAGATCGAAGCCGTCCAGCACCGCGTATCCTACGACTTCCTCGGCGGTCCGGCCGCCTAG